In Leisingera methylohalidivorans DSM 14336, a single genomic region encodes these proteins:
- the phnD gene encoding phosphate/phosphite/phosphonate ABC transporter substrate-binding protein, which produces MTKFFTRSAAALGVLSLSAFAAAAEDCSERGALDVLYCDANGDLVADTPTNPAELSNPDTLVFAYTPVEDPAVYADIWAPFIAHLEEVTGKDVQFFAVQSNSAEVEAMRSGRLHVAGFSTGPTPFAVNLAGAVPFAIMGAEDGQFGYKLQVFTQADSDIQEVKDLAGRRVAHTSPTSNSGNQAPRALFPSLGVEPDKDYEVIYSGSHDQSMLGVVAGDYDAAPVASEVVDRMAERGLYDPADVRKIWESDPFPTTSFNVAHNLDPELTAKIKEAFFSFDFAGTKLGEEFDGVSKFIPITYKDQWAVIRQIQASNGVEYTPQGLAGN; this is translated from the coding sequence ATGACAAAATTCTTTACCCGTTCCGCGGCGGCACTGGGCGTTCTATCGCTGAGCGCATTTGCAGCAGCTGCCGAGGACTGCTCCGAGCGCGGCGCGCTTGACGTTCTGTATTGCGACGCAAATGGCGACCTGGTTGCGGATACACCGACCAACCCGGCAGAACTGAGCAACCCGGACACGCTGGTCTTTGCCTATACCCCGGTCGAAGACCCGGCGGTCTATGCCGACATCTGGGCGCCGTTCATCGCGCATCTGGAAGAAGTCACCGGCAAGGACGTGCAGTTCTTTGCAGTGCAGTCGAACTCTGCCGAGGTTGAGGCGATGCGCTCCGGCCGTCTGCATGTGGCGGGCTTCTCTACCGGGCCGACACCCTTTGCCGTGAACCTCGCGGGCGCCGTGCCCTTTGCCATCATGGGGGCCGAGGACGGCCAGTTCGGCTACAAGCTGCAGGTCTTCACCCAGGCCGACAGCGACATCCAGGAAGTGAAGGATCTGGCAGGCCGCCGCGTGGCGCATACCTCGCCGACCTCGAACTCCGGCAATCAGGCGCCGCGCGCGCTGTTCCCGAGCCTGGGCGTGGAGCCCGACAAGGATTACGAGGTGATCTATTCCGGCTCCCACGACCAGTCGATGCTGGGTGTGGTCGCGGGCGACTATGACGCGGCGCCGGTGGCCTCGGAAGTGGTGGACCGCATGGCGGAACGTGGCCTTTATGACCCTGCCGACGTGCGCAAGATTTGGGAGAGCGATCCCTTCCCGACGACCTCCTTCAACGTGGCGCACAACCTAGACCCTGAGCTGACCGCGAAGATCAAGGAAGCGTTCTTCAGCTTTGATTTCGCCGGTACCAAGCTGGGCGAGGAATTCGATGGCGTCAGCAAGTTCATCCCGATCACCTACAAGGATCAATGGGCGGTTATCCGTCAGATCCAGGCCTCTAACGGTGTGGAATACACGCCGCAGGGACTTGCCGGGAATTAA